Within Parabacteroides pacaensis, the genomic segment GGTGCTGATGAAATTTGTATTAAGGATATGGCTGGTATCGGACGTCCACACTCGTTAGGACAAATCGTTGCTAATATCAAAGCCAAACATCCGGATATTGTTATTCAATATCATAGCCATGCCGGTCCTGGTTTCAACGTTGCTTCCATTCTGGAAGTATGTAAAGCGGGATGCGATTATATAGATGTAGGAATGGAGCCTTTATCGTGGGGTACAGGACATGCTGATTTACTTACCGTACAAGCTATGTTAAAAGATGCAGGATTTAAAGTTCCCGAAATCAATATGCAAGCTTATATGAAAGTACGTAACATGATCCAAGAATTCATGGACGATTTTTTGGGTCTGTATATCAGTCCGAAAAACCGCTTGATGAATTCTTTACTTATCGGTCCCGGCTTACCTGGCGGGATGATGGGAAGTTTAATGGCTGATTTGGAAAAGAACCTCGAAAGTATCAATAAAAGTAAAGCTAAAAAGAATGAGCCGTTAATGACACAAGACGAACTTCTTATCAAATTATTTGATGAGGTTGCGTATGTATGGCCTCGTGTAGGCTATCCTCCACTAGTAACACCATTTAGCCAATATGTAAAGAATCTTGCACTAATGAATGTTATGCAAATGGAAAAAGGGAAAGAACGGTGGAGCATGATTGCCGATGATATTTGGGATATGATTTTAGGAAAAGCAGGCCGTTTACCCGGAACATTAGCCCCGGAAATCATAGAAAAAGCCAAATTAGAAGGAAGAGAATTTTTTACTGGCAATCCACAAGATAATTATCCGGATGCTTTAGATAAATATCGTAAATTGATGAATGAAAAGCAATGGGAAACAGGAGAAGATGATGAAGAGTTGTTTGAATATGCCATGCATCCAGCCCAGTACGAAACTTATCGATCCGGAAAGGCTAAAGTTGAATTTAAAGCAGATGTGGCACAACGTAAAGCAAAAGCAAAAACACCTGCTAAAACAGAAACAACCATAGCCCCAGCAACCAGTCTGCCTACAACTCCTCAGATTATGACTGTAGATGTAAATGGCCAACAATACAGGGTAACAGTTGCTTTTGGCGATACCACTACGATAACTGCACCCGCACAGACAGAAGTTCCTATAGCATCCCCAATTCCTTCCAATGCAGCTGGGGTTGGGAATGAAGTATTATCTCCATTAGAAGGGAAATTCTTTTTGGTAAAAAATGCGTCTGACGCTCCTTTGAAAGTAGGAGATGCTGTTAAAAAAGACCAAATACTGTGTTATGTGGAAGCTATGAAGACTTATAATGCAGTCCGTTCTGAATTTGAGGGTACAATTACCGCTATCTGTGCTAACCCGGGGGACTCTGTAAGTGAAGATGACGTTCTAATGAAGATACAATAATGAACGAAATATTTAAAAATTTATATCAGATGACTGCGTTCAGTAACATTATTGCTGAACCGCAGTTTCTCATTATGTACACTATTGCTTTTATATTACTTTACCTGGGAATTAAAAAGCAATATGAACCTTTGTTGCTGGTTCCTATTGCATTTGGGGTATTAATTGCCAATTTCCCCGGAGGCGGTATGGGAGTGATTCAAGCGAATGAAGCGGGAATGGTAACCTTCGTCAATTCCCATGGCATTGAAACTGTAAAAAATATCTGGGAAATGCCACTACATGAAATCGCGCATGAATTAGGATTGATGAATTTCATCTATTATATGTTGATCAAGACGGGATTCCTGCCTCCTATTATTTTTATGGGAGTAGGAGCTTTAACTGACTTCGGTCCGATGTTACGTAATTTACGTTTATCTATTTTCGGTGCTGCGGCGCAATTAGGAATTTTCACCGTATTATTGGTAGCTATTGCTATGGGCTTTACTCCTAAAGAAGCTGCGGCTTTAGGTATTATCGGAGGAGCAGATGGTCCGACAGCTATTTTCACTACTATCAAATTAGCTCCTCACTTGTTAGGACCTATTGCCATAGCAGCTTATTCTTATATGGCATTAGTACCGGTTATCATTCCACTAGTAGTAAAGTTGCTATGTACAAAAAAGGAACTTAAAATCAATATGAAGGAGCAGGAAAAAAAATACCCTTCTTCTACCGAGTTCAAAAACATGCAAGCTCTTAAAATTATTTTTCCTATAGCAGTAACTACAGTAGTTGCATTGTTTGTTCCTAGTGCAGTGCCCTTGATCGGAATGTTAATGTTCGGTAATCTGGTAAAAGAAATCGGGGCTAATACCTTTCGTCTATACGATGCAGCATCCAATAGTATTATGAATGCAGCAACCATCTTTTTAGGTTTATCTGTCGGTGCAACCATGACCACTGAAGCTTTCCTGAATTGGACAACTATAGGCATTGTAATAGGAGGCTTTTTAGCATTTGCCCTTTCTATCTCAGGTGGTATTATCTTCGTAAAAATATTTAATTTATTCTCTAAAAAGAAAATCAACCCACTTATCGGTGCTACAGGATTAAGTGCAGTACCCATGGCTTCGCGCGTAGCAAATGAAATCGCATTAAAATATGATGCGAAGAACCATGTGCTCCAATACTGCATGGCAAGTAATATTTCCGGAGTAATTGGTTCGGCGGTAGCAGCAGGCATACTAATTTCTTTCTTAGGTTAAAAAAACATAAGAATAAATTTACATATGGATAAATCAAACCACAGAAGTATAGGAATTTTTAAGTCTTTATTAGGTTAGATTTTATTTTTCTGTACTTCTGTGTTTCATATAATAAAAATTTATAACCTGCTCTATTTTCATTTCCACATTCTTTCCTTTTTCAAGAAATATTCGCTTTTTACTACAAAAAATTGCCTTAACACGATGAAATCTAAAATTATTTAGCTTAATTTGTGACTTTATATGAATGTAATCATCCTTTTCTAAATGTGATTGAATATGAAGGACACTCTTGAAACTAATTTACCGGTAGAAGAATCGGGAAATTTGGAAGAAGCAAAGAAGATGCCGGAAGTAGCTCCGGAAGCCGTAACAGAAGAAAAAGCTGTAGTAAACGAAGACATTGATAACAATGCTGAAATAGAAACTAGCACAGCTCCTTCCCCTGAAGGCAAATTATCAAAGGAAGAAATTCTGGAGAAGCTTACTGAATTAGTAGCAACTTCAGCGGAATCAGCACGCTCGGAAGTGGAGGCATTAAAACAGGCATACTATAAGCTTCGGCGGAATGAAGTGGACGAGTTGAAAAAAGCATTTCTTGCAGAAGGAGGAGAAGAAAAAGATTTTCAGGTGCCTGAAGATCCGACAGAAGACAAACTTAAAGAACTTCTTACTACTTATAAAGAAAAGAGAGCAGCCGTTGTAGCCGAAGAAGAAAAAAGAAAGGCTGATAACTACGCAACTAAACTTGCTTTGATTGACAGACTGAAAATTCTTACCGAAAGTCAAGAAGATTTCAACAAATTATATAGTGAATTTAAAGAAATTCAACAACAGTGGAAAGAAATAAAAGAGGTTCCTGCAGAGCATGTCAATGAATTATGGAGAAATTATCAGATTTATTCGGAAAAATTCTACGATATCATTAAAATAAACAATCAATTCCGGGATTATGATTTTAAGAAAAATCTGGAATTGAAGACAGCATTATGTGAAGCTGTAGAAAAGTTAGATAACGAACCTGATGTCGTATCTGCCTTCCATCAATTACAAAAGCTCCATCAACAATGGAGAGAGATAGGTCCTGTAGCAAAAGAATTACGTGAGGATCTTTGGACACGTTTCAAAGCAGCTTCCACAGTAATTAATAAAAAACATCAAGAACATTTTGAAAAGATCAAATCAAAAGAACAAGAAAATCTGGCTGCTAAAACAGAAATCTGTGAGCAGATAGAACAGATAGACTTTTCTCAGCTTAAAACTTTCAAAGATTGGGAAGAGAAAAATAAAGAAGTAATGGCTCTCCAAGAAAAATGGAAATCCATTGGTTTCGCACCCAAAAAAGCTAATGTAAAAATATTCGAGCGTTTTCGTGCGGCTTGCGATGTATATTTCGGTAAGAAGAGTGAATTTTACAAGTCCATTAAAGAAGCAATGGATAAAAATCTGGAATTGAAACGTGCTTTATGTGAAAAAGCAGAAGCATTGAAAGATAATACGGATTGGAAAGAAACTACAGAAAAATTAATTGCTCTCCAAAAAGAATGGAAAACTATCGGATCCGTTGCCCGTAAACATTCTGACGCTATCTGGAAACGTTTTATTACAGCTTGCGATTATTTCTTCGAACAAAAAAATAAGAATGTTAGTTCCCTGAAAAGTGTAGAACAAGAAAACTTAGCAGCCAAGAAAGCTCTTATTACGAAAATTAATGCTTTGGATGAATCTTTGGATAATGAAGATGCTCTGGCACAATTGAAAGATTATATGTCCGAATGGAGTACTATCGGTCATGTTCCTTTCAAAGAAAAAGATAAAATCTACAAACAGTATCATGATGCGGTAGATTCACAGTTTGACCGTTTGAAAGTAGATCGTTCCGAACGTAAAATGCAAACGTTCCGTTCAAGTTTAAATGACAGATCCGATAAGTCAAAAAACAAAATTTATAATGAACGTGACCGTTTGATGCGTTTATATGACCGTTTAAAAAACGAGTTAAATACTTACGAAAATAATATCGGTTTCCTTTCTGTTTCTTCTAAAGGTGGTGGTGGTTTAGTGAAAGAAATGAACCGCAAAATTGAAAAGCTTAAAGAAGAAATGGCACTTATCGTAAAGAAAATCGACGCAATAGACGAAACATTAGAAGAATAAGTTATTATAACTATTTCATCCCTTTTGTTTTTTATAAAAGAAAACAGAAGGGATGTTACATTTTAGTTATCCCATGCCACAACTCCATTATTTTAATCCTGGTCATGAGACTGCCGTTTTAAATGGTTCTTCTTATTATATGCCTCCTGCTACTATCTCTCTCATGCAAACAGAATTAGCATTTCTTCCAGCTTGGTATGCCGCAACAGATGATTTTATTTTAACAAAAGGAATTATTTCCCCCAATTTTTTACAACAGCTTACTAAATGGTTGGGCTCTTTTCCAACACCACTGACTTACCAAGAAATTATAGAAAAAGGAACTTTTCTTCCTCCAGCCATCGCTTCTCCTTGGGGAATCTCTCCCCAAAGCTTACAAATCTACAATCAATTAAAAAAAGAAAGTAACTGGCAACTTACTCTTCCTTTTTATGATGAGACTTATGCTCATCTATGCAACCGACAAACCGCTGCCATATGCCTTCGTTCACTCTTTCAATTTCTGCCTAGTTTAAATAAAAAATTATTACCTCGCTTTCGTTCCTCTATTCAAGAAATAGAAACTATTCTTCATGAAGAACAAGAAGTTTTTTTACTTAAGGCACCTTATTCATCATCAGGTAGAGGCTTATTAAGAGTAGCTAATAAACTCCGTGCTACCGATAAACAATGGATTTCCGGAATATTAAAAAAACAAGGCAATATCAGCATAGAATTATTTCTTGATAAACAGCTTGATTTCGCACTAGAATTCTTTTCGACAGGTAAGGGAAATATTTTGTACGAGGGTCTTTCTCTTTTTCATACAACCAAGCAAGGTAAGTACCTAGGAAATACCCTAAATACACAAGAAAAAATAGAAAAACAGATTACCTCGTTTATAAGTCAGGATCTACTAAATAGAGTGCGTGATGCGTTAAGTTATATATTGCAGGACACAATAAGCTATCTTTATGAAGGGTATTTAGGAATAGACATGATGATTTATAAAGATCCAGTAGGCAATTTTCATCTGCATCCTTGCGTAGAAATAAACATGCGTCATACGATGGGAATCGTTGCCTTATTTTTCAGTAATAAATACCTTGCCGAAACAAGTGAAGGAATACTACGGATAGAATACTATCCCACTTCACAAGAAGCCTATCAAAAACACCTTACTTTAGAAAAAACTTATCCGGTTCATGTAGAAGACGGAAAAATACAATCAGGTTACTTTGCTCTCTGTCCTGTAACAAAGCAAAACAAATATCTAGCTTATGTAAATATCAACTCACATTAATTACTTATCCTTCCCGGCAATTTTATTTACAACGATTGCAATAGCCCCATCTCCTGTTACATTACAAGCAGTTCCAAAACTATCCATTGCGATATAAAGCGCGATCATCAAAGCTTGAAGAGTTTCGTTAAAGCCCAACATGCTTTCTAACAAGCCTAAAGCAGCCATAATAGCTCCTCCCGGAACTCCTGGTGCGGCAACCATAGTAATGCCTAACATCATAATAAAACCTCCATATTCCGTAAAAGTTACCGGCATACCTGTCATTAACATAATGGCCATAGCACAAGCAACAATTTTCATTGTACTTCCAGAAAGATGGATGGTTGCACATAATGGAACTACAAATGTCGCAATGCTTTCACGTACTCCGTTTTTCTTTACTTGTCCTAAGGTAACAGGAATAGTAGCAGCCGATGATTGTGTACCTAATGCTGTTACATAAGCAGGCAACATGGTTCGTAACAATTTAAAAGGATTTTTCTTTGCAACAATTCCTGCAATTGAAAATTGAAGTAAAAGCAAAACAACATGCAACACAAATATAACTAAAATCACCTTCAAAAATAATGTAATTACTTCCATGACTTGCCCGCTTACTGTCATGTTTAAAAAAATACCAAAAATATGAAGAG encodes:
- a CDS encoding DUF349 domain-containing protein, with the protein product MKDTLETNLPVEESGNLEEAKKMPEVAPEAVTEEKAVVNEDIDNNAEIETSTAPSPEGKLSKEEILEKLTELVATSAESARSEVEALKQAYYKLRRNEVDELKKAFLAEGGEEKDFQVPEDPTEDKLKELLTTYKEKRAAVVAEEEKRKADNYATKLALIDRLKILTESQEDFNKLYSEFKEIQQQWKEIKEVPAEHVNELWRNYQIYSEKFYDIIKINNQFRDYDFKKNLELKTALCEAVEKLDNEPDVVSAFHQLQKLHQQWREIGPVAKELREDLWTRFKAASTVINKKHQEHFEKIKSKEQENLAAKTEICEQIEQIDFSQLKTFKDWEEKNKEVMALQEKWKSIGFAPKKANVKIFERFRAACDVYFGKKSEFYKSIKEAMDKNLELKRALCEKAEALKDNTDWKETTEKLIALQKEWKTIGSVARKHSDAIWKRFITACDYFFEQKNKNVSSLKSVEQENLAAKKALITKINALDESLDNEDALAQLKDYMSEWSTIGHVPFKEKDKIYKQYHDAVDSQFDRLKVDRSERKMQTFRSSLNDRSDKSKNKIYNERDRLMRLYDRLKNELNTYENNIGFLSVSSKGGGGLVKEMNRKIEKLKEEMALIVKKIDAIDETLEE
- a CDS encoding dicarboxylate/amino acid:cation symporter, translated to MQKIRISLLVRVIIAIAAGVLLGQFLPKEIARIFVTFNSLFGNFLTFVIPLIIVGLVTPAIGELGKGAGRLLLITALIAYGSTLFSGFFTYFSGMSIFPHILPAHSELSAMDNPEDFLLKPYFSVAMPAPIEVMTSLLLSFCIGLGLSSIKGNTLREAFNDFKEIISRLIAVIIIPLLPLHIFGIFLNMTVSGQVMEVITLFLKVILVIFVLHVVLLLLQFSIAGIVAKKNPFKLLRTMLPAYVTALGTQSSAATIPVTLGQVKKNGVRESIATFVVPLCATIHLSGSTMKIVACAMAIMLMTGMPVTFTEYGGFIMMLGITMVAAPGVPGGAIMAALGLLESMLGFNETLQALMIALYIAMDSFGTACNVTGDGAIAIVVNKIAGKDK
- a CDS encoding biotin/lipoyl-containing protein translates to MKKEIKFSLVFRDMWQSAGKYVPRVDQLTRVAPAIIEMGCFARVETNGGGFEQVNLLFGENPNKAVREWTKPFHEAGIQTHMLDRALNGLRMSPVPADVRQLFYKVKKAQGTDITRTFCGLNDIRNIAPSIQYAHDAGMISQCSLCITHSPIHTVEYYTNMALELIKLGADEICIKDMAGIGRPHSLGQIVANIKAKHPDIVIQYHSHAGPGFNVASILEVCKAGCDYIDVGMEPLSWGTGHADLLTVQAMLKDAGFKVPEINMQAYMKVRNMIQEFMDDFLGLYISPKNRLMNSLLIGPGLPGGMMGSLMADLEKNLESINKSKAKKNEPLMTQDELLIKLFDEVAYVWPRVGYPPLVTPFSQYVKNLALMNVMQMEKGKERWSMIADDIWDMILGKAGRLPGTLAPEIIEKAKLEGREFFTGNPQDNYPDALDKYRKLMNEKQWETGEDDEELFEYAMHPAQYETYRSGKAKVEFKADVAQRKAKAKTPAKTETTIAPATSLPTTPQIMTVDVNGQQYRVTVAFGDTTTITAPAQTEVPIASPIPSNAAGVGNEVLSPLEGKFFLVKNASDAPLKVGDAVKKDQILCYVEAMKTYNAVRSEFEGTITAICANPGDSVSEDDVLMKIQ
- a CDS encoding sodium ion-translocating decarboxylase subunit beta, which codes for MNEIFKNLYQMTAFSNIIAEPQFLIMYTIAFILLYLGIKKQYEPLLLVPIAFGVLIANFPGGGMGVIQANEAGMVTFVNSHGIETVKNIWEMPLHEIAHELGLMNFIYYMLIKTGFLPPIIFMGVGALTDFGPMLRNLRLSIFGAAAQLGIFTVLLVAIAMGFTPKEAAALGIIGGADGPTAIFTTIKLAPHLLGPIAIAAYSYMALVPVIIPLVVKLLCTKKELKINMKEQEKKYPSSTEFKNMQALKIIFPIAVTTVVALFVPSAVPLIGMLMFGNLVKEIGANTFRLYDAASNSIMNAATIFLGLSVGATMTTEAFLNWTTIGIVIGGFLAFALSISGGIIFVKIFNLFSKKKINPLIGATGLSAVPMASRVANEIALKYDAKNHVLQYCMASNISGVIGSAVAAGILISFLG